Part of the Aquimarina sp. MAR_2010_214 genome is shown below.
ATGTTAGCCGAAATGGGGTTTACAAATATTGTTGATTTAAAAGGTGGTTTTATCGCGTGGAAAAGGCTTTAAAAGTAAAACCATAAAACATTGATTTACAAATAAAAAACTATTTATTCTTTGTTCTATGTAACCTAAGTTACCATAACTATAAAATTTAAAAAGTACTTTTAAAATACAAACATAAAGAAGGCATAAATGAAATCACATTATCAAATTCTCATTATAGGAGGTGGTACTGCAGGAATAATGACAGCTGCTCGTTTACTCAAAAAAGATAATCGTTTAGATATTGCAATAATAGAACCTGCAGATACACATTACTACCAACCAGCTTGGACTTTGGTAGGTGCCGGAACCTATAGGTATAAAAAAACTGCAAAACCTATGGCATCTGTAATACCAAAAAAGGTAGATTGGATTAAAGATTTTGCTTCTGCATTTGATCCAGAAAACAATTCGGTATCTACACAATCTAATGGAAATATAACCTATGATTATTTGGTAGTTGCGCCTGGGTTAGTGATGGAGCCTTCGATGATAGAAGGTCTTCAGGAAGCCTTAGACAAGGGAGTAGTTTGCAGTAATTATACAAACCCAAAGCACACATGGGAAGTGATTAAAAACTTCAAAGGAGGTAATGCTATTTTTACACAACCAACAACTCCTATTAAATGTGGTGGAGCTCCTCAAAAAATTGCTTATCTAGCCGCAGATTATTTCAAGAAAAAAGGTATTGACACTACATCAAATGTAATTTTTGCTACTCCGGGTTCTGTTATTTTTGGTGTTAAAACCATTCGGGACACTTTGATGAAAGTTATCGGTCGATACGGTATTCACTTCAAGCCTTTCTATGCTCCTCATAAAATAGATGCTGAAAATAAGTTTATTTATTTTAGGCATGTAGCTCCCGAAGAGAATAAATGTGTTATTAATGAAGATGCAACAATTGGTGAAGTTTCTACAGAAGATAGTATTATTAAGCTTCCGTTTGATATGTTACACATTGCTCCACCTCAAGCTGCACCAAAATTTATAAGAACTTCATCTTTGGTTAATGACGCCGGATGGCTCGATGTAGATCATCATTCACTACAACATAATAAATACCTCAACATATTTGGATTAGGGGATGTCGCTGCACTTCCTACAGCAAAAACCGGTGCTGCTATACGAAAACAAGCACCGGTTGTTGTTGATAATATCTTAAGATTACTTAAACACCAGGAAGCCAGTAACAAAGAGTATAATGGATACTCTTCTTGCCCTCTGGTTACAGGGTATGGTAAAATGACACTCGCAGAATTTGATTACGATGGTAATTTTACTCCAGATCCAAAATTAAAACGAATGTTTGTCTTTAATAGTGCTAAGGAGCATTGGAGGTTATATATGTTCAAAAAGGTAATGTTACCTTATCTATATTGGAAGAAAATGCTAAAAGGAAAAGATGTGTAAGCTGTGTTAACTAGTTCTTTTTATGGTGTAACTGGTTGATATATTTCCCAACAACAATAGCAGTTAGAATCACTAAATAAAATTGGCCCATCATCCCGACCAAAATAGCTGCTTTTTGTGATAAAGAGGTTACTGGTATAATTTCTCCATAACCAATAGTCATTAGAGTAATATAACTATAATACATCAGTCGTTCTGTAAACAGTTGTGATTGATCTACCAGAAAGAAAGAAAAATTCCTTGGGCAAAAGAGTTGGATAGTTTTCCTGTCAAGAATTTCACTATTACAACACTAAACGAAAAAATTCAATCACGTTTAATGCTTAGCTATTCAAGTGAAAAAGATTTACAATCGATGGGCATTTGGTATAATGCAAAGAAAAATCAATTTTCTATCAATCATACTCCAAAAGAAAACATCAAAACCAAAGACGGAAAGTTAGTGGATAACTATTGGGTTTTTAATGGTAATAGTAATATTACTTTTACAATGGAACCTTTTTTACAAATGCCTGAGAGATATCAAAAATTTAAAAAGTCTTTAAAAAAATTATTAATTGAAAATCAAAAGGAATAAAGCCAACAGCTAAAATTTTACACATAAAACCATAGTGTTTCATTAAACATTGTACCCAGATGAAATTATCTTTAAATAGAGGCATTACCATTCTGTTTGCTATAGTACTAGTATTACTGTGTAACTCGATGAATAGCTTAACCGGACCTTCTACAATTGAATCCGAAATTAAACCGATCTCAATTAACAAAAAAGGAGAGGTACTTTGTAAAACTCGTTTTACAAAAAACGAAATGGGAGCTTATAGTCCAATTAAAATTGAATATGGGTTCTGTATTATTTCAAAAGATACGATCATAGAAATCAAAACTAAAACCATTGACCCTACTCCTGAATCATCATATTATGAGCAAAAAGATTATTGGGATTCTATATTTAGATCTGAAACAAGTCAACAACAATTGAATGACATAAAAGAAGTAATTCTAAAAAATAAATATAGTTTTCCCTCAACTAATATTAATTCCTATAAAGTTAATAAAATACTATCTGTTTCTGATTTTGAAACAACTAAAAACGTATCGCTCAAAAAAAATAAACAGAAGGGGTTATTTGGTGCTTCGAGTACAGAATATTATAATGAAAAAAAAGTTCACTTATTATATGACTTTGGAAGTATAATACTTTTTAATAACACCAATAACATTGATTATGAAGAACTTGAATTAGGTTCCGATTTCGATTATTACAACCCATGGATTGATGATATGGGTAAAGAAATCAATATAGGGTTTGAAGTCAATATAATCACTGGTATCTTGATTATTGAATAGCATATAAAATTACGAAAACACAATATTCTGTATACCAAAATAGCGCTCTCTTATTTTTTAATCCTGAAATGTAAAATGCACAAACTTAGATTAGGATAAGACAACCATAGATTTGGAAAAGTAAAGGTTGCCGTATAAACTCAACTTTGCATTGTAATTCAAAAAACAATAACATTATGAGTCAAAAAACAGCAATCATTACAGGAGCAAGTCGTGGTTTAGGAAAAGATATGGCACTCAATCTGGCTAAAGATGGTGTGAATATTATTTTTTCCTATCATAAAAATGTAAAAAAAGCAACAGAGGTTATTGAAGAAATAGAAACTCTTGGACAAAAAGCAGTTGCTTTTCCCTTTGATGCCAATAACTACAAGAGTGGGCAAGAGTTTATTACCAAAGCTATGGCGTATTTAAAACAAGAAAACGGTAATTCAAACTTTGATTTTTTAATTAATAATGCAGGTACAGGAATTTTTAGCCTTATACCTGATACAACTGAGGAGCAATTCAATGAAATGATGAATATTCATCTAAAAAGCGTGTATTTCTTAACACAAGCTGCATTACCATACATAAATAAATCCGGACGAATTATCAATATTTCCAGTGGTTTAGCTCGTTTTAGTTTACCTGGCATGTCAACCTATGCAATGATGAAAGGTGGTATAGAAATCTTTACC
Proteins encoded:
- a CDS encoding ion channel, translating into MYYSYITLMTIGYGEIIPVTSLSQKAAILVGMMGQFYLVILTAIVVGKYINQLHHKKN
- a CDS encoding SDR family NAD(P)-dependent oxidoreductase, which encodes MSQKTAIITGASRGLGKDMALNLAKDGVNIIFSYHKNVKKATEVIEEIETLGQKAVAFPFDANNYKSGQEFITKAMAYLKQENGNSNFDFLINNAGTGIFSLIPDTTEEQFNEMMNIHLKSVYFLTQAALPYINKSGRIINISSGLARFSLPGMSTYAMMKGGIEIFTRYLAKELGERKITANVIAPGAIATDFGGGMNRDNTEKRTTISSITALGRVGEAEDIGGTVAFLCSDKAGWINGQRIEVSGGMLV
- a CDS encoding FAD/NAD(P)-binding oxidoreductase, whose product is MKSHYQILIIGGGTAGIMTAARLLKKDNRLDIAIIEPADTHYYQPAWTLVGAGTYRYKKTAKPMASVIPKKVDWIKDFASAFDPENNSVSTQSNGNITYDYLVVAPGLVMEPSMIEGLQEALDKGVVCSNYTNPKHTWEVIKNFKGGNAIFTQPTTPIKCGGAPQKIAYLAADYFKKKGIDTTSNVIFATPGSVIFGVKTIRDTLMKVIGRYGIHFKPFYAPHKIDAENKFIYFRHVAPEENKCVINEDATIGEVSTEDSIIKLPFDMLHIAPPQAAPKFIRTSSLVNDAGWLDVDHHSLQHNKYLNIFGLGDVAALPTAKTGAAIRKQAPVVVDNILRLLKHQEASNKEYNGYSSCPLVTGYGKMTLAEFDYDGNFTPDPKLKRMFVFNSAKEHWRLYMFKKVMLPYLYWKKMLKGKDV